TGTCATCCAGCGAGACACTGATGAATTCCAAGTCATCAGCTTTCAGTTCGTTGTATATGGTTAGCATACTACGCATTTCTTTGCGACAGGGACCACACCAGGAAGCACAGAAATCCAGTACGACAATTTTTCCACGGAAGTCTTTCAAACTTACATTTTTTCCGTTGGCATCTATGAAAGTAAAGTCGGGACATTCTGCACCGATAATTTGGTGGGATAGGACCTCTACTCTGTTTACCAACCATTTGGCAGATAAGGACTTTCTGTCTTGCTCTGGTATCATGTCCAATAGCATTTTGTTGGATTGGTAATCATTTATATCTGCCAGATAGGCTAATGCAGCTGCCATGCTGGGAGTGAGTTTTCCTTTGACAGAAGTAGAAATCGTTGCTATATCCGGATCTCTTTCTGTGGGCATATAGGTTTGCAAGGTCAGAAACGGATCGATACCGGTGAATGAAAGCGAACTTTGTTCGGGGTTCTTTTCATCAAAGTAACCATTGATTGTTACCGGATTATTTTCCAGATAAATATTCTGTTCAGTTTCTCCTAAATAGAGTTTGTAGACATCAGGAATGATGTTTATTTCATTGGTACTGAATGTGCTGTTAGTACCGATGATACAACTTAATACAACGCCTTCATTCATATCTTTTATTTGCAAAGTCGTTGGTTTTAAGACCTTTATTCTTCCAGATATTTTCAGTCCATTATTTCCCCATACAGTGGCACCGCATAAGAGTAATATGATTAGCAATAGATTTCCTACTTTTGTCAT
The Bacteroides luhongzhouii DNA segment above includes these coding regions:
- a CDS encoding peroxiredoxin family protein, encoding MTKVGNLLLIILLLCGATVWGNNGLKISGRIKVLKPTTLQIKDMNEGVVLSCIIGTNSTFSTNEINIIPDVYKLYLGETEQNIYLENNPVTINGYFDEKNPEQSSLSFTGIDPFLTLQTYMPTERDPDIATISTSVKGKLTPSMAAALAYLADINDYQSNKMLLDMIPEQDRKSLSAKWLVNRVEVLSHQIIGAECPDFTFIDANGKNVSLKDFRGKIVVLDFCASWCGPCRKEMRSMLTIYNELKADDLEFISVSLDDSEAKWRKMLDEEKLPWVMLWDKTGFPKNSKTPSAIQNAYGFYSIPFLVVIDKEGKLAARNVRGEQVREAILKIRK